GCCGGGCGGTGATAGGGCTTCACATGCACAATGACAGTGGCAATGCTGTGGCTAACACGCTTATGGGCGTCTTGGCTGGCGCTAGGCATGTGCAAGTAACTGTTAATGGTATTGGTGAGCGTACTGGTAATGCAGACCTCTGTGTAGTAGTGCCGAACCTAGAGTTGAAGATGAATATCCGGGCCCTTAGGAACCCCGAGGGTCTAAGGCTGTTAAAGAGGCTCTCGAGACTAGTCTATGACTTGGCCGGGCTAGAGCCTAACCCGTACCAGCCATACGTAGGCGACTACGCTTTTGCGCACAAGGCGGGCGTCCATATTGACGCTGTGTTGAAGAACCCGAGGGCTTATGAGCACATAGACCCCGAGCTAGTGGGCAACGAGAGAAGGCTCACAGTCTCAGAGCTTAGTGGCGCAGCTAACCTCGTAGCCTGGGCTCGCGAAGAGCTAGGCTTGAAGCTAGACAAGAACGACCCTGCTGTGAGGAGAGCGCTAGAGAGGATCAAGAGGCTGGAGAAGGAAGGCTATAGCTTTGAGAACGCAGTCGCGACTGCACTATTGATACTCCTAGAGGAGCTCGGCCTGCGCGGTAAACCCTTCGAGGTGCGCCTCTGGCGTGTTATGAGCGGCGGCGAAGAGTGGGGCTCTGCGAAAAGCTGGGCTGTCGTTAAACTAGCACGAGGTGACCGTGAGGAGCTGGCGGCTGGAGAAGGAGGAGGACCAGTACACGCCATAGACGAGGCACTTCGTGGTGCACTCTCAAGGCTATTGCCGGAGGCCGGAGACATACGACTGATAGATTACAGGGTGCATCTGCCCATAGCGTCGAAACACACTGCTAGCGAGGTACGTGTTGAAATAACCTTCACGGATGGTAAGAGAACGTGGACAACAACCGCCATATCACAGAACATCATCGAGGCCAGCCTAAAGGCGCTGGTCGAGGGCTTTGAGTATCACTTGTTGAGGAGGAGGCTACGCGGCGAGTAGTGGGCGACGTGCAATTCGTACCTCGGTTCACACGGGGCCCTACGGCCCAGTCACCGAGGCCCCTGACCCCCATGCTACACTTTGACGGCAGTTTTGACCCCGCATAACCTCTACCCCATAGCTCGCCGTGAAACCAGGTTTTATGCAGCTGAACCTCCGGCACCATGTGTGCAACGAATTTACTCGGGTTGATGCGTCAGCCTCTCTTTTCATTTTAGCTTGTTATGCTCGGCCCGGCTCTCGAATATCGTTATGTGTGATGTTAGTCAAGGTCTCCTAACGGGTATCCTTTAACTGGGTTAACGGTGAGACGCAAGGTCTGGACGAAGGGTGTTAGAAGCTTGGCGAGCACAACTATTGTACGCGGGCGTGCACATAGAACGGCTCTACACGCTCTAATGTCAATCTCGCTATTGTTGCTCATTACTGTGGCTCTACAGCCTCTTCACGCGGCAGCATCAACCCCGGACACAAACAGTTGCAGCGTGATACTATACGGGAGGCACACATGCCCTCATTGTATGGCTACCTATGAGGCCCTCAAGAAGCTAGGTCTGAACATCACCTTCCTCGACGTGGAGGTTGACAAGGAGGCCGCAAAGGCATACGCTGAGATGTTCAAGAAGTATATGTTGAAGTTAACCACCATGGCCGGTGTGCCGCTGACATACGTACGTTGCGGCAACTACACGATGCTTATACTCGGTGAGGTCATAGCGCCGGGATACACGACTGCGGACGAATACAAGCTATGGGCTAAACTCCTAGAGGCGTTGATGAATGGCACTGGTGTTGCAGCCGCTGGCAACAAGATAACGTTCAAGAGTGTTACTTGTCTCTCGTTACCCACGTGTGGCGACGTCCTTCCCAGGATAAACCAATCGTTGTTTGAGAAGGGCGCGGGTGATATGGCAAGACGTGTATTTTGCCTCGGAGGGCTAGCACTATGTCTAGCCTCGAACGAGACGATAACGCCGATTCTACCCGGGCAGAACGTGTCCAGCGAAACAAGCAGCCCGGCACAAGCTCAGAACGAATTACTACCTCTCATCCCGGCGCTGGTCGGCCTGGCTCTACTGGACGCAATCAACCCATGCTTCTTGGCGCTCTACACGATAACGGTAGCTGCGGTGGCTAGCATACGTGGTTACCGAGCAGCTCTAGCAACGGGGCTTGGTGTTGCTCTCGGTGTCTTCACAGGATACTACCTTCTAGGCCTTGGGTTGCTAGCCGCGCTAGCCAGCCTCCCATGGCTCCGTGTGGTACTCGCAGCAGCCGTTATCGCGCTAGGTGTCTTCACTACGCTACGCGACCGTGGCATTATACGCTTTGGTGGCGAGGAGTGTCTCGTGTGCAAACTGGCTGTTAAACTGAAGGTCGGAAGCGCCGAGATGACGCCGATATTGGGGTACCTGTTCGGCTTCATATCGAGCCTGACGCTCCTCCCCTGCAGCGCCGGGCCATACGCCATAGCCGCGATATACCTTGATGGTCTCCCTCTTGTCGATAAACTTGTGGGCCTAGCGATTTACAATATAGTGTTTATCGCGCCGATACTCGCGATGGCTATGGCTGCTAGTGTGGTTGCGGCATACACGAGACTCCAGGAGAAGATAAGGCCGCTCATAGGGCCGCTGCTAATAGCCCTAGGTATCTATGTGCTGCTCGAGCCCCAGTTGGGATTAATGCTGAGGCTAGGTTAGGCTCTGGGCGCCTCACCACCCATACATGCGGCGCAGGGCTTCACATCCCACTTTTCGAGTATCGCTAGCGCCTCCTTGAGCGGCAGGCTCGCGAAGCTATCAGCCTCTAGTACGTAGCGAATCTCGTCAAGACGTAGATTGGCGGCGGCTAGCCTAGACTCCTCCCAGGGTACGAGACCATACGGGCAGCTACCACTTACAAGCGGGCTACCAATGGCAACGTGCACCTCAGTAGCGCCGTAACGGAGCCTTAAGAGCCTCGCAACGGTCTTCAGCGTGATGCCGGTCACGAGGCTATCATCCACAACGGCTACTCTCTTACCCTCAAACACGCCCTTCACCGGGTTAAGCTTGAGGTGGATTAGCACCATTCTCTCCTCAACGTCCTCCATAAGCCCCGTTCTTAGCCTCCCAATGCTAGAGACGAAGCCTAGCTCAAGCCTAGCACCCTTGGCCTCTGCGTAGCCTACCGCATAGGGCAGTGCAGTCTCAGGAACCCCAACCACAACGTCAA
The Pyrolobus fumarii 1A DNA segment above includes these coding regions:
- the cimA gene encoding citramalate synthase, which codes for MKFKARLPKEVEVLDSTLREGSQARGVSFDVQGKVRIALELDRLGVAFIEGGWPGSNPKDDEFFRVVREYSLEHAELVAFTSTRRKGVRAEDDPMLSKVLEAGTKWVTVFGKSWDLHVREVLRTSLEENLEMIYDTIRFFREHGIRVIFDAEHFFDGFRENREYALKVLETALEAGAERLVLADTNGGMLPHQVYAVVSEIVEKFGSRAVIGLHMHNDSGNAVANTLMGVLAGARHVQVTVNGIGERTGNADLCVVVPNLELKMNIRALRNPEGLRLLKRLSRLVYDLAGLEPNPYQPYVGDYAFAHKAGVHIDAVLKNPRAYEHIDPELVGNERRLTVSELSGAANLVAWAREELGLKLDKNDPAVRRALERIKRLEKEGYSFENAVATALLILLEELGLRGKPFEVRLWRVMSGGEEWGSAKSWAVVKLARGDREELAAGEGGGPVHAIDEALRGALSRLLPEAGDIRLIDYRVHLPIASKHTASEVRVEITFTDGKRTWTTTAISQNIIEASLKALVEGFEYHLLRRRLRGE
- a CDS encoding glutaredoxin domain-containing protein, producing the protein MASTTIVRGRAHRTALHALMSISLLLLITVALQPLHAAASTPDTNSCSVILYGRHTCPHCMATYEALKKLGLNITFLDVEVDKEAAKAYAEMFKKYMLKLTTMAGVPLTYVRCGNYTMLILGEVIAPGYTTADEYKLWAKLLEALMNGTGVAAAGNKITFKSVTCLSLPTCGDVLPRINQSLFEKGAGDMARRVFCLGGLALCLASNETITPILPGQNVSSETSSPAQAQNELLPLIPALVGLALLDAINPCFLALYTITVAAVASIRGYRAALATGLGVALGVFTGYYLLGLGLLAALASLPWLRVVLAAAVIALGVFTTLRDRGIIRFGGEECLVCKLAVKLKVGSAEMTPILGYLFGFISSLTLLPCSAGPYAIAAIYLDGLPLVDKLVGLAIYNIVFIAPILAMAMAASVVAAYTRLQEKIRPLIGPLLIALGIYVLLEPQLGLMLRLG